The Streptomyces noursei ATCC 11455 sequence GGAAGCTCGGCGCGGCCTATTACGCGGAGCGCCGCGGCAGTGGCACCCCCGATGCCACCCAGAGCGCCCTCACCGCCCTCGAAGCCCACATCAGCGCCCACGGCGACGGCTTCCTGCACGGCTGACGCCACACCACCACCGCACCCCCGTCCCCCTTCCCTTCCCTTCCCCATCCCCCTCCCCGCTCCCGTGACCAGCCCCGATCCCCAGGCCCTCCGCCCCCGCCTCCCCTCCCCCCTCCAACCCGTCGACGACGAGCGGTTCACCCGCCGCGGCGTCCGGCTGGTGCTCAAGCGCGACGACCTCATCCACCCCGCCCTGCCGGGCAACAAGTGGCGCAAGCTGGCCCCCAACCTCCGGGCCGCGACCGAGGCCGGCGACCGCGCGCTGCTCACCTTCGGCGGTGCGTACTCCAACCACCTGCGCGCCACGGCCGCCGCGGGCCGGCTGCTCGGCTTCACGACCATCGGGGTGGTCCGCGGCGACGAGCTCGCCGGCGCCCCGCTCAACTGGTCCCTGGCGCGCTGCGTCGCGGACGGGATGGAACTGCACTTCGTCGACCGCGCCACCTACCGCCGCGCGTCCGACCCGGAGGTGCTCGCCGCCCTCCACGAGCGGTTCGGCGCCTTCCGCCTCATACCCGAGGGCGGCAGCAACGCCCTCGCCGCACAGGGCTGCACGGAGTTGGGCCGGGAGCTGCGCGGGCAGGCCGACACGGTCGCGGTGGCCTGCGGCACCGGCGGCACCCTGGCCGGGCTCGCCGCCGGCCTCGGCCCCGGCCAGCGCGCGCTGGGCATACCGGTCCTCAAGGGCGGCAGCCCGCACTTCCTCCACGGGACGGTCGCCGACCTCCAGCGCGCAGCCTTCGGCGAGGTCCGCGGCGACTGGACGCTGGCGGAGGAATTCCACTGCGGCGGCTACGCCCGCCGCACCCCCGAACTCGACGCGTTCGCCGACGCCTTCGAGGAGCGGCACGGCCTGCCCGTCGAGCGGGTCTACGTCGCCAAGCTGCTGCTCGCCCTGACCACCCTGACCGAGCGGGGCGCCTTCCCGCCCGGCAGCACCGTCGCCGCCGTCGTCACCGGCACCGCCTGAGGCCCGCCCGGCGGGGCCCGGCCCGACGCGCCGACCGGCCCCGGC is a genomic window containing:
- a CDS encoding 1-aminocyclopropane-1-carboxylate deaminase/D-cysteine desulfhydrase, yielding MTSPDPQALRPRLPSPLQPVDDERFTRRGVRLVLKRDDLIHPALPGNKWRKLAPNLRAATEAGDRALLTFGGAYSNHLRATAAAGRLLGFTTIGVVRGDELAGAPLNWSLARCVADGMELHFVDRATYRRASDPEVLAALHERFGAFRLIPEGGSNALAAQGCTELGRELRGQADTVAVACGTGGTLAGLAAGLGPGQRALGIPVLKGGSPHFLHGTVADLQRAAFGEVRGDWTLAEEFHCGGYARRTPELDAFADAFEERHGLPVERVYVAKLLLALTTLTERGAFPPGSTVAAVVTGTA